In the genome of Anabrus simplex isolate iqAnaSimp1 chromosome 2, ASM4041472v1, whole genome shotgun sequence, the window TGGACATTTTCCAACTCCCTGGAAATACTTACGAGAACTTGCTCTTTAAGTTTGGATCTTTTAGTTTAAACCACTTTATTTGCTTCTTCATGTTTTTCACTGTAGTTTTCTTTATTTCCTTGATTTGTACCTCAAGATGTAATAAACGTTTGTTGTGGTGCCATGTTGTCCAGGCATAACAGTGCAGTTCTGTACTTCATTAATCTGaaggggccagtgacctagatgttaggctcatttaaacaacaagcatcatcattagtcCGAGCTCATCTGTACAGGGTATAATCAATCAGGGATGTATTTcctccatttttatttatttataagatatCCTTGAAAAATGAATTAACAATGGCCATATCAAATGATATTGTAAAATCTACTATCTTCTCTTCCTCCTGGTTTAGAATTCCCTGGCCATGTTTTCCATGCACCCTTTCTGCTCCTAGATACTGCATCCCTATGTGCCCATTCAGATCTTCTCCAATCTCCAATCTTCTCTTGATTCTCTACCATTCTCATTTCTGTTTACAAATCATCAgtatacttttttttcttttttcaggttcCTGAATTAGTGGCATTCTGGATGCTGTCACTGCTATTGCAGTTACCATGTCAGTTATTTATCTTGTTTAACAGAGCTGCTCCACTGCTCCCAGGTGAAAAAACTGTTCATATAGTCATGATATTGTTACTTCTATCTCAGCTTGCCTCGGGATATACTGCCCTACGATCATTATGTGGTCAGCAAGCAAAACGATACCAAATGATGCAGATCCGCTTAGCACAGCAAAGGAAGGCATCTGGAGCAGCCAAAGAGCAATCACAGAATAATTAACAGGAGTGAGTAGTGATAGTGATTTGGAGATTGTTAACCATTAACATTGTCAAAATGCTAAATTCTGACTTACTCGTGTGTATTCTTTACCCAAAGCATCCTACTCACATCTAAGCATCATAAATCTCATAAATTAGTCGTTCATGACAAATTGCTCCCCAAAGAAGTACAATCTTCAATGCTGATGTCCATTACATAGTGCTAATGAAAATGAATATGAATGGCAAAGACTCCACTATTTTACACCAAGCAAGTAACCTTGTTGTAGGTTgttgatttttaaaatacttattaACTGCATGATGTATGACACTGtgggagtattttattttcaccataactgtTTATTAGTGCAGTGGCTATTTCAGATTTTGTACATTATCTATACTCTGTAATAAACTATAATTTGATAATCAAATCTTTGAATTAC includes:
- the LOC136863162 gene encoding transmembrane protein 17 isoform X2, yielding MSEMLKRSVTNMSETLFPGITHQEVRTNTWFIKPGYEMVSSLPLQMALYFNVILFPFWLAVIIFMAYVKVPELVAFWMLSLLLQLPCQLFILFNRAAPLLPGEKTVHIVMILLLLSQLASGYTALRSLCGQQAKRYQMMQIRLAQQRKASGAAKEQSQNN